CATTCTTGATATAGGGCTGACCAGTAAAAGACTAAAAGGCAGAGCTTTTGAAGGCTGACTCTTCAGGTTGttattattcatatatatgtactaCAAAAGGCCAAAGAGCAATCAAGCTCTTTACCCTGCAAAAGAAATGTGGAAATTGTAGCTCCCATCGCCGGCCGGAAACTTCGGCAACCCCATTGCTGCCGCCATTGTTTCTGTGTGCGAGTGCAGCAAGAAATAGTCAAAGTTTGGGCCCTGTGATGGTTTGTAGGTACACTTGCAGAGAGAAAAGTTTGGGTAGCATCTCCTTAATCTAATCTACTTGCAACTGCAACTTTAGTCTAATCTGCAAGTGTACGTACCCGGCCTAGTAAAAAAATtgagaataaaataaataaataaatacggACTACTAGTGATCCCCATTAGTACATACTTGATCCTGCCAGCTTAGCACTGAGTTCGGTCAGATCCATCTACATCTACAACTATAAACCACGAACGAAGCTTCCTTATCCCTTTCTTAAGAAGCAGATCAAACTGAAACTTGTGGTAGACTTTGGATGTCGATCCACACTGGTTAGCTAGTGTGGAGTGACATCCGCTGGCCACTGCACCTATGTGCTTTTCTCCGTTAGTTTCCTTCGCCCCTCCCTCGTCTCAAGATCGGCTGGGTTTCTGAATTCGGAGCTGCAACCTAACTCGCACACAGCCGGTATGTAATTATGCATACACCATCGCTTGTCAATTGCAGTCGATCGCGAGCATTAGTTACATATAAGTACATTTGTGAGGGGAGTGTGCCTTTTGCTATGCGTATGAAAATTCACATGTCTACTGTGTGCACTGTACATTTTGTGCAATTCTAGATTACAATCACTTGTGAGTACTTCAGGCGACTGAGTATTAGCAAATTCACGGACGAAATCCTGCATTTATCATACATGATAATGTACTGTTATCTATACATTCCTTTTGGTTTATTACTCCTGATCATGTGCCTGAAACAAAGCCGCGGAAATTCATCCAATTCCAGGCAGTGCAGTGGAGACCAGAGTGTCAAGAGGAGAAGATCAATTAGTATGGCTGCAGGGCCGCTGGTGCTATGGAACCACCGGTCGATGCAGATCCTGGTCCTCCTCAGCCTTGGGCTCCAGCTCGTCCTCTTCGTCTTTGCCGGGATCCGCCGGCGTCAGACGCTCCCCGTGCGGAGGTTCCTCCTGTGGCTAGCGTACCTCATAGCCGACTCCACCGCCGTGTACGCCGTCGGCCACCTGTCATTTGGCAGCGCCGTGCGTGAGAACCAGCTCGTCGCGTTCTGGGCGCCGTTCCTGCTGCTCCACCTCGGCGGCCCGGACAACATCACCGCCTATGCGCTCCAGGACAACCAGCTCTGGCTCCGACACCTCACCATCCTCATCGTGCAGGTCCTCGGAGCGGGCTACGTCCTCAAGAAGCACATCACCGTCGCCCGCGGCCAGGACGGGAAGCTGCTCCTGATCGCCTCCATTTTGATGTTCGCCCTCGGCTTGGTCAAGTACGGGGAGAGGACGTGGGCGCTCAAGTGCAGCACCCTGGAGAGCATCGGCGCCTCCGTCAAGACCCAGCCGCCCGCCATCCACAACCATAACCATCCTCAGGACATAGCCACGGAGGGGGAGTTCCACCTGCGACGAGCCCACTCGCTGTTCCACATCTGCAAGCGCGCCATCGGCGACTCCTCAGTGGTCGAGGAGGATTCCGTGGAGATCACCGTGCATTTCGGTACAGCAGTACAGGGCGTGGAGCTGTGGACGCTGATGGAGATCGAGCTTTCCCTCATGTACGACGTCCTCTACACCAAGGCAGCCGTCATCCACACCTTCTTCGGCTACCTGGTCCGCTTCGTCGGGCCTCTTAGCGCCATCACCTCGATGCTGCTGTTCCAGTTCACCTCCAAGGACGGCTACGACAGAGCCGACGTCGCCATCACCTACGTCCTGCTGGGCGGCGCCGTGTTCATGGAGACGGCGTCGCTCCTGAACGCGTTGGCGTCATCCTGGACCTTTGCGTTCCTGAGCACTACCAGGTGGAGCTGGCTTCGGTACACCACCCTGTGCAACGAGAGATGGGACAGGCTCCGGCGCGCCGTCGTGTGGCTTCGTAATCTTGTCAAGGGACGAGTTGGCGGTGACAGTAGGTACAAGTCAAGAAGGTGGTCATACACCATCGGGCAGTACAACTTGCTGCATTTCTGCACGCGCCCCGCCGACATGCCGCTCGGTAGGCTGGCCAAGGCAATGGGACTCGACGAGTGGTGGAACCGGAAGCACTACTCGGGGACCGTCGAGATGTCTGGTGAGATCAAGTTCCGTATCGCTCTCTACATGAAGCGGTTGTACAGCAAGGGGAGGTTCAGCACGGGCATGCTAAGGAAGAAGTGGGGCGAGGATCCGCTGGAGAGCCGTGGGCTTTACCACAAAGGCATCCTCAAGGACTCCCTCGGCTTCGAGTTCCAGGAGGGCATCATCATCTGGCACATCGCCACCGAGATCTTCCTTGCCAAAAGCAAGAGAGCCAAGGCAGTGGATGCTGCGCCTGAGGTGCATTTTATTAGGATGATGTCCGACTATATGATGTTCCTATTAGTGGATCGTCCCTACATGCTGCCAGGACAGCCCCAAAAGAAGTTGTACCGGCGGACCTGCGAGAGGCTGGTCACCATGCGATCGGCTGATCCTAGGTACCCGAGTCGTGCACGCATCACGGATCTGTTCTGTGTGTATGATGGCCCAAACTCTAGCACTTCCAGGGTCGCGGAGAGAGTGGAGCTTGCAAACAACTTGTACGATGAGTACCAAGATCGAGAGTATGGCGAAGTTGCTCCTCGCCTCATTCACATGGCTCAACTTGCCAAAGAGCTACTGGAGAAGGAGAGGGATGGCACGACCGACTCTTTGAAGCTTGTCCTGGAAGTGTGGATGGACATTCTTATTTACGCGAGCCACAAGTGCAGCAGGGAGTCCCACGCCCAGAAGCTCAATAGTGGTGGCGAGTTGACAACCATCGTGTGGCTTATGGCAGAACACATATACCTAGCGTCGGCCCCAGAAAGAGATGATGTAATATAATGTTTCTGATAACAATTGCATCCTACTTcatgtatttatttattttttgagaatCCTACTTCATGTATTTATATTGTTTGTGCATAAGTTACATATAGTTATAAAAAAGGGTATTCAACAATGTGAGAGTGAGGGTCAGACTACACATGGACGTACATGGGCCGCCCAGTGCTCACTTAATTAGCCTTTGTGGACATCCGTGGGACTAGCCTCCTCACCAGTAAATTTTGAAATAGTTTTAGTACAGGCtcttcagtgaggaaatacactttGATTTCTGGTTGTATTTCATCGCGAGGGCCAAATTTCACGTGGACATGCGCCGCCCAGTGTCTACTTAAAAGCCCACTTAAGGTGTGTTTGGTTGCTGTCATGGGTTGGAATATCACGGGTCGGACCCGTTCCTAGTCCTCGCTCCTGCGTTTGGTTTACCAACTGGAACAGAACCCACTCATTCCATTTTAGAAATATTTCACTCAGATCCGGAACGTGCTAGTACCACAAAATTGACGGAATCACACGGAAAGGCTCGTCTCGCGCAACTCGTCTCCTCCTTCCCCAGCTGCGCCgctcgagctcctccttccccagctgcgccgctcgagctcctccttccccagctacgccgccggccccctccctctctgctgcgGCGCTGCGCCGCCAAccccctccctctctgctgccgCGCTGCGCTGccggccctctccctccctctctgctgcATCGCCGCGCCGTCGGCCCCTTCCCTCTCTGCTgccgcgccgccggccccctccctctctgctgccgcgccacgccgccggccctctccctccctctctgttgcgtcgccgcctcgccggccccctccctctctgctgccgcgccatgccgccggccctctcccttcctctcttctgcgtcgccgccggccctctccctTCCATTTTTCATTCCATGCCTCCCAACCAAACACTCGAACGGAACCATCCCGTTCCACTTTTTTGCTCATACCAAACACAGGAACGGAACCGACCCGTTCCTCTGGAATGGAACCATTCCATTCCATGACAGTTGgttctccaaccaaacacacccttagttaGCCTTCGTGGATATCCATGGGACTAGCCTCCTCACgagagcaactagttagcgaACACTTCTTCGAGAGCCCCACAATGATCACTCCCACACGCCGTCACTTAGCGCGTTCTCAGTCGCTGCCACGTGTCATGCTTTGAACATTTGcttcggatttcattttttatttccCCGCACACATTTTTTTGGCTTTTTTGATTGGATTTTTTCCCggtttttttgtgttttgtttttttattggTCTTCATTAGCTTTTTGATGGAAAAAGATAAAAAAGTGCGGGAATAAACGGGAATAAATGATACACATGAGTGCGTCACTTGTTTCAACTTAAAAAAGTATGATTGATCTTTGAAAGGAGTATCCCTTAATTAATGATTTCACTTTCTAGGAGCAACTCCGATGGACATTCTTATTTACGCGAGCTACAAGTACAGCATGGAATCACATGCCCAGAAGCTCAATAGCGGTGGCGAGTTGACAATCATTGTATGGCTTAGGCTTGTTATAATGGGgaatatcatatgttagtatcatacatacgatactagtgtatgatattaCATCTGTAATGCATAGTATTATATATTAATATCATAATATAGTTTATTTATTGCCATGCGTGACACATAAtaacacatcatttaatatgatgcaTTATTGTAATATGATATTCAACTCtttttttcttcatttaattatatgacacctcatcaaaattgtctagttggcattcatgatactacctatgatactctcATTACAACTAGCCTTATGACGGAACACATATACCTAGCACCGGCTCCGGAAAGAGATGAGGTAATATAATGTTTTTGACAAAAATTGTATCCTACTTcatgtatttatttatttttgaaaatcCTACTTCATATATTTATATTGTTTGTGTAAAGTTACATATAAGTATAGCAAACAGTATTCCAGAATGTGAGCGTGAGGGCCAGACTACACTTAAAAGCCCACTTACTTAGCCTTCATCGACATCTGTGAGACTTTTACCTAAAAAATAAATCCGTGGGACTAGCCTCCTAACTAGTGAATCTTGAAAGAGTTTTAGTACAGGCTCATCAGGAGGTACAACTACcgctaaataaataaataaatttcaAATCAActagtggttggatggttagagggacaGTGGTATCCCTAgctgaaaggattgatatggttgactagacgggggtgaatagacaactaacaatttttttaagcttttctttaacaaattaagtttagcaacaaatatgttgtctcgatatgcaactaagtgagcaacctatatgatgctagcaacaataataacaagtaagtaacaaatacaagtaaaggtaggaagtaaccacaagtggaaccgatgacgactaggatgtgtttccgaagttcctttcctttgagtggaagtacgtcttcgttgaagcggtgtggaggcacaatgctccccaagattccactaaggccacaatattttcctcacgTCCTCACACAATACgatgtgtcgtgattccactagtggtgcccttgaaggaggcaaccaaacctttacaaacaaggttggagcaATCTCCAGAATTGAATTGGAGGCTCTCAACGAGACCATGAAGCttaaccacaatggaatatggcttcgaggtgacctcgaccgtctaggatgctcaaacacccaagagtaacaagatccgcgagggattggtgggggaaatcaaatttctcttggtgaaagtgtagatcaaggccctctcaagcaaacccaacattatcaacaagttttgttggttaGGGAGAGTGATCaggtgaaaatggagcttggagcaacaacgGAGCTTAGGGTTGGGAAAGGTGGTCTTCTCAGGGAAGAaaaacccctttatatagtgggggtgaatccaaccgttacccactttCTCTGCCCGCATCAGAGCAGTACTACTGCTCCAGGGAGAGGTACTatcgatgataagaggtagtaccgctccagtgaggggtggtactaccgctggggcacaAGACAGAAATCAAAGATGGAGGCAGAGGCCGGTAGTACAgccggagtggtactaccactcataAGAGGCAGTACCACCTCCTATATCTGCTCATGATATGTTGCAGACCTAGCCCATAAGTACCAAGGGGTTCTGcgcggtagtaacaagcggtactaccgcttgttgggcggtactaccgacctgcagtaccgctccaggaaacGCTCAGTCCGACACAAAAAAGTGTCGAGACCCAAGGGCAGTGGCACTAGACAACGGAACTAGCTAGACCTCTTCCGCCCTGGAGCGGTATTACCACCGGCcaaggcggtactaccactcacaATAGGTAGTACGCTCAACAGAGCGGTACTACAACTTGGATCTTTCTAGGCAGGATAGGGCTAGGAAGGATGGTCCATTGAGGTGGGAAAGAGGGTGCGAAGGAATGAGCacatgatgattccacccaaacctttccgaagcaggcccctcttaatagtacggttttAACTAAGACTCAAGTCCACCGATAATGAaaagtaagagagaaaaccgTCTCCCTATAaatacatcgaggggcatgagtcgtcttgtgccaaatgatgaaatacctgaaaggcttagtgcacacgattagttcgcaaacgcattgtcatcaatcaccaaaacctctAGGGTATAAATATACCTTTACAATCTccgcctttttggtggattgatgacaacacgaGATTTGCACAGAAGATATATATAAGATAGAATGCAAACCCCACTCTCTACAAAAATAGATAGgcccccctagatgtgtgcactatttaagtatgcttttggaatgcaaagtgcacacactaggatcaacactccccctatattttatagatagACACTACTTGCACTAGGGGAAACTGAAAGTAATATAGATGCAACAAGTGGTGTGAGCATTAATAATAGGGCACAAGATAAGCATCTCACAAACTTAAGTCATATGATAAAATTAAGGtaacatatgtctcacaccatatgacataACCTCACAAGAGTCCCTTATCATCAAAGCCAAGCAATTTCATGAACGTCTTCCAGGGAGCAGAAAGCAGCTTACCGTTGGTCATCCAAGTAAGAGTCCTCTCCGCATGAGTTCCCAAATGCACCATGGCAAACACCAGTAGGAAAAATCTTAtagatagtgttggaaatatgccctagaggcaataataaattggttattattatatttccttgttcatgataatcatttattatccatgctagaattgtattgatcgaaaactcaaatacatgtgtggatacatagacaacacactgtccctagtgagcctctagttgactagctcgttgatcaaagatggtcaaggtttcctggccatagacaattattgtcacttgataacgggatcacatcattgggagaatgatgtgatggacaagacccaaaactatgaacgtagcatatgatcgtgtcagtttattgctactgttttctgcatgtcaatgtatctgttcctatgaccatgagatcttgcAATTCCCAGacacaggaggaataccttgtgggttatcaaacatcgcaacgtaactgggtgactacaaaggtgctctataggtatctccaaaggtgttagttgggttggcatggatcaagactaggatttgtcactccgtgtgacggagaggtatctcggggcccactcggtaatacaacatcacaataagacttgcaagcaatgtgactaagaagttagtcatgggatcttttattacggaacgagtaaagagacttgccggtaacgagattgaactaggtatagagataccgatgatcgaatctcgggcaagtaacataccgaaggataaagggaatagcatacaggattaactgaatccttgacatagaggttcaaccgataaagatcttcgtagaatatgtaggagccaatatgaacatccaggtcccgctattggttattgaccggggagtgtctcaggtcatgtctgcatagttctcgaacccgcagggtctgcacacttaaggttcggtgacgttttggtatagttgagttataggtgttggtgaccaaaggttgttcagagtgcCGGATGAgaacctggacgtcacgaggagctccgaaatggtccggaggtaaagatttatatataggaagtcatgttttggtcaccgaaaaagtttcaatctcatcggtagtgtaccgggagtgcaagGAGCGTACAGGGGACCGTCGGGAggagtgtcacgccccaaggggccttatgggttgtgggaggatacaaaccagcccctagtgggctgacataagctcccacttaggcccatgaggtttgagaaggaaaaaaacacaaggtggaaagagtttccaagtgggaaggatgagtcctaatcctactaggattggaggaggactcctcctctcctccttgcgccaaGGAAAGGGGCCAGCCCTAGGGCGCagactcctccctccctcctcctatatatactagaggtttttgagggttttgagacacataaAAAaaaccacgtgttgccctctctctcttgatctgtttctcctctagtctagtttcagcagtgctttggcgaag
The sequence above is a segment of the Hordeum vulgare subsp. vulgare unplaced genomic scaffold, MorexV3_pseudomolecules_assembly, whole genome shotgun sequence genome. Coding sequences within it:
- the LOC123420244 gene encoding uncharacterized protein LOC123420244 produces the protein MAAGPLVLWNHRSMQILVLLSLGLQLVLFVFAGIRRRQTLPVRRFLLWLAYLIADSTAVYAVGHLSFGSAVRENQLVAFWAPFLLLHLGGPDNITAYALQDNQLWLRHLTILIVQVLGAGYVLKKHITVARGQDGKLLLIASILMFALGLVKYGERTWALKCSTLESIGASVKTQPPAIHNHNHPQDIATEGEFHLRRAHSLFHICKRAIGDSSVVEEDSVEITVHFGTAVQGVELWTLMEIELSLMYDVLYTKAAVIHTFFGYLVRFVGPLSAITSMLLFQFTSKDGYDRADVAITYVLLGGAVFMETASLLNALASSWTFAFLSTTRWSWLRYTTLCNERWDRLRRAVVWLRNLVKGRVGGDSRYKSRRWSYTIGQYNLLHFCTRPADMPLGRLAKAMGLDEWWNRKHYSGTVEMSGEIKFRIALYMKRLYSKGRFSTGMLRKKWGEDPLESRGLYHKGILKDSLGFEFQEGIIIWHIATEIFLAKSKRAKAVDAAPEVHFIRMMSDYMMFLLVDRPYMLPGQPQKKLYRRTCERLVTMRSADPRYPSRARITDLFCVYDGPNSSTSRVAERVELANNLYDEYQDREYGEVAPRLIHMAQLAKELLEKERDGTTDSLKLVLEVWMDILIYASHKCSRESHAQKLNSGGELTTIVWLMAEHIYLASAPERDDVI